The genomic window CGCATAAATTGTTTTGACAAACACAAAATCTGTGTCAGCATCCTTGTAACAGCAACAAGTCGAAAGGAGGTGATCCAGTGTCTATAGAGGTATTGGAGAATGGTGTCGGGACAACTTGGGAGGATCGCCGCTAGGCAATTCTGTGGGGCGAGCCCCATCCCAGGTGGACCACCGGTTCTGACCGGCCCCACCTCCTGATTTCTCGGAAAGGGTCGCCCGTACAGGCGGCCCTTTTTGCTGCGGAACCGGGCTCCCTACATGATATGGACCCCGTGACATGCCGGAAAGGAGACAAGCTATGCGTATCACCGACCAGATTACGCTGGACAGTTGGGAACTGACCGAAAGCTTCACCCGCGCCTCGGGCCCCGGCGGGCAGAACGTGAACAAGGTCGCGACGGCGGTCGAATTGCGGTTTGAGGCCGAACGTTCCCCCAACCTGCCTGACGCGGTGAAACGCCGGTTGCGGCGGCTGGCCGGATCGCGTTGGACAAGGGAGGGCGCGGTGGTGATCTTCGTGCAGGACACACGCCACCAGGCAAGAAACCGCGAGATTGCGCGGGAGAGATTGGCCGATCTGGTGCGCCGGGCAACGGAGGTGCCGAAACGGCGGGTGAAGACGAAGGTTTC from Rhodophyticola sp. CCM32 includes these protein-coding regions:
- the arfB gene encoding alternative ribosome rescue aminoacyl-tRNA hydrolase ArfB, which produces MRITDQITLDSWELTESFTRASGPGGQNVNKVATAVELRFEAERSPNLPDAVKRRLRRLAGSRWTREGAVVIFVQDTRHQARNREIARERLADLVRRATEVPKRRVKTKVSANQKRKRVEAKKARGEVKRMRGGVDPE